The Chlorocebus sabaeus isolate Y175 chromosome 20, mChlSab1.0.hap1, whole genome shotgun sequence genomic sequence ttttgagacggagtctcgctctgtcgcccaggctggagtgcagtggccggatctcagctcactgcaagctccgcctcccgggttcccgtcattctcctgcctcagcctcccgagtagctgggactacaggcgcccgccacctcgcccggctagttttttgtattttttttagtagagacggggtttcaccgtgttcgccaggatggtctcgatctcctgacctcgtgatccgcccgcctcggcctcccaaagtgctgggattacaggcttgagccaccgcgcccggccaagaataatttttttctaaaggcaGGGATATACTTGTTTCTTTGTAGCCATGCTGTCCATATTTCAGCTTCCTGGTGGAGTACTGCACCTTAAGTGGGCCATATTAAAAGATCCACGTGAAGAATGACATTTTTAGTTCAAATCTCTGTTTTCTTAAGCTATTTGGTCAGATAAATCACACATGCGGCCCCCATTAGAGAGGTCGTTCCAACTGAAGCACCAGGACGTGTCTAGGTAGGCTGTGAGTCTTGGGGCGGTGGGGCCGATTCTGTAAAACTAATTTACGTTTTCACCCTGTTCCACCAGGGGGCAGACTGACTCAACAAATAACCTACTTCTGCGCATCCCGCTTTTTTCAAAGGGAATTGGGATCCATAGAACTAAGGGCTTGGACAACTAACGCTAAAATTCTAGGACTGACTTTTACGCAGCCCCAGAAACCGATGATAACTCATCTTCTAGCTTCGTTGAATAGCACCTCCAAAAATcagccccattttttttttcaatttctagtGCCCTCCCTACCTTCACCGTTATTCCCAaaactctttctctcttcccctaaTCCCTCTAAAATTTCTCTTCCCCTGGTCGTCGTGGTTAAACCTCTACTTCCCTTCACCCCAGACTCTCGCCTCAGAATAGAAGAGTAAGGTCGTAAGAGGGGAGCTACAGTTACCAAAAGGCTGTGGAAAATAGCGAGACAGGTAGGCCGGCCTAAGCTGGGAAGGGAAAACCGAGAGAGCAGAGGCCGGGCTGGCCGCCTTGGCCTGCCCAAAAGGGTGGGCGGGCAGGGGGTGGAGCCTGGAGGGGTGCCGCCTCTCCTTTTCCCGGAGCCTGGGCGGAGAGGGAGGAAAACTTCTTCCTGGCCTGGGCTCTGTGCTGCTCTGTTTGCCAACCGTCCAGTCCCGCCTACCAGTGCCGGgagctccccacccctcccccggCTCCCCCGGTGTCCGCCATGGCCAAAGCCTACGACCACCTCTTCAAGTTGCTGCTGATCGGGGACTCGGGGGTGGGCAAGACTTGTCTGATCATTCGCTTTGCAGAGGACAACTTCAACAACACTTACATCTCCACCATTGGTGAGCCCGCTGGCCATGTCCCAGACCCCTACTGTCTTGTGACCTCCTTCTCAGGCTCCCGGATTACTAGTGACCCCAATTTTCAGTCCTCTTAGAGTAAGGCTCCTAAATTCTAGTCCCTCAACCCCTGGCTCTGACCCCTCCCCCATGCATGTCTCTGTATGGTAACCAAACCTCTCACCTCTCTGAGGCCTTCAGGTAACTCTTCAACTGCTGCCAGCTCCTCATTTTCTTGGTGCCATCACCTTAGTTTcccaaaatccacaagaactcttctttttctctgtgccCCTCTTCCCCTACCCCCACCACTTAGAACTCTCTCGATCCATTCTCCACGTTTCCTGTATCCCTGTCTGCCACATCTTTTTCTCCCGATCCGATCTGTTAGCCTCTTTCCCTCTTGCCGACCTTCAAACTCTCCCACTGCGTCCCCAGCTCACCATCTACTTCCCAGGttccctgccccagtctccctgCACCTCAGCTGAACAGGGGTTTGGGAAGGGTGGAACAAGGTGGCTGGGTGTGCTGGAGGGCGGCCCAAGGACTGTGATCATGAATATGCAGCCAGCTTGGTGAGGAACGTGGAAATGAGGGGACTTTTGGGGTCTCTGAGTCAGCCTGGTGACTCATCCTCCTCCCAGGGGCCCCCAGCAGGCTTGGGGGAGGTGCCCAAGTTTCTACTAAGAAGAACATtgtctcccctcctcccttctttcttcatcTCCTCTGGCTTGGGAAATAGACAGGAAGAGTCTTATGACAATTCTGgttacaaaggaaaaggaaaaatgccCCCCTTTCCTAATTGTCTCAAAAGTAATCCTGTTTAGCCTCAGACTTTCCTAGTGCCAAGTTTGGCCCACTAGTTAATTCACATAGACTGGCTTCAGCTGCTTTTTTCCTTACTCTCTACTAGGAGGGTGGGTGAAATACCAGGAGTAGAGGGCtctaagaaaacagagaagaggaaTGTGAAAGTAATATCTGGTGGGGAGACAGAGACTGAATTCAGAGAGTTGTCAGCTGGTATAGCTGAATGGACCCAAGAGGTGGCCTAAGGATCTTAAGCCTCCATGCAGAATTTTCATCACCTTTTCCCTCCCCAAATCCATAAAACGTAAGTAAAAATAGTATTCTTGCTATACAAATACAGCTTTGGGAAAATTCTCCTAGCTTGGCATTTCCAACAAGATTGCTCCCCAAGTGCCTCTCCTGCAGAATTTCTGGTGCTGACACTGCTCCCTTCCTATCCCTCCCATCACACAGttttacatgtgtgtgtgcatgtctcaACTTCAGTGCATACTTTCCACCCCTAGGAATTGATTTCAAGATTCGCACTGTGGATATAGAGGGGAAGAAGATCAAACTACAAGTCTGGTAAGTGAATCCTCTGGGACGCCTCACCAGACTTCCTCATTTACCTCCTACACgcttttccttctattttgtttcatttttcttcctttcctcattgctccTTCTAGCACTTCTAATCTATTTCTCTGGATGCACTCAGCTGTCCTTCGTCTCTCTTCCTGCTCTCCCAACTAGTTCCAGCTTTTTTGTAACTCTTGCCTCCTCTGGCTACAGAGCATCCTCTTAATTTGACAACAAACAACTGTTCAGTCATAACGTGGAAACAGGCTGTGAACCGTTAAATGGCAAAGGCAGAATTAAGACTTGACTCTAAGTCTAGTGTTTTCTCCAAAATATGGTGAGCCCAGAGAGCCAAATGTAGACCCTGAAGGGGTTTAAGTGGTATGAAGCTTAGTGGAGGCATAATGCTATGACATATAAGAGCAGAGTGGTGCACAAATCCGGTTCTTTTACTTATCTGCTGCCTGACCTTCATGAATTATTCAGCCTATCCAaatctgtttcctcttttttttttttttttttttttttgagacagagtcttgctcttatcgcccaggctggagtgcaatggcacaatctcagcccaccgcaacctccgcctcctgggttcaagtgattctcccacctcagcctcccaagtagctgggattacaggtgcctgccaccatgcccggctaatttttgtatttttagtagagacgaggtttcaccatgttggccaggctggtctcgaactcctgacctcagatgatccacccgcctcggcttcccaaagtgttgggattacaggcgcgagccacggCCCCCGGcatgtttccttatttgtaaaatagggacAATAATACATGTCTTACAAGGAGAGAGTAAGGATTAGATAAAATGATACATATGCAGTGCTGGACACATAGCAAGCATTCAATGAATAAGCAAAGACATCTTGTTTCTTGGGCCACTACCATCTCTGGAAATCAGGTCAACTGTCTTTAATCCCActcccctttacttttccttaATCTGTTGCCCCACCATGTTGCAAAAGCTAAATTCTTGCGAGAGAGGAAGAATTCTTCCATTAGAgaattctttcctctcttccattCCATGAAACCTTCTCCTTCTTTAGGGACACGGCTGGCCAAGAGCGATTCAAGACAATAACTACTGCCTACTACCGTGGAGCCATGGTATGAAGTGTGGGTCTGGACAAAGGATGAAGGATGAGGCCACAGAATATATTATGAATACAAAGGGTCAGGGGTTGAGGCAGGTAAAAATGGGAGGGGTGTAGTGTGGGTTGCAGAGGACCCAACGTGGCCTAGTGTTTAGACCCATGGATGGAACTTGGTGGGTCACTTACAGGGCAGTGGGAAGCCTCAATGGGAATATGGTCCAGGTTGAATTTTGTCATCTCCCAGGGCATTATCCTAGTATACGACATCACGGATGAGAAATCTTTCGAGAATATTCAGAACTGGATGAAAAGCATCAAGGAGGTGAGGACCCTCCAGAAGAGATGGGGGAACTGGATAGAACCTGGAGAATGAAGGGAGCCATAAGGATAGGCAggacctaactttttttttttttttttgagatgaagtttcactcttgttgcctgggctggagtgcaatggcaccatcttggctcactgcaacctgactcccgggttcaaatgattctcctgcctcagcctcctaagtagctaggattacaggcatgcaccgccatgctcagctacttttttatttttagtagagatggggttttaccatgttgatcaggctggtcttgaactcctgcatcaggtgatccacccgccttggcctcccaaagtgctgggattacaggtgtgagccaccgcacccagctggtgGGACCTAACTTTTACTTGTCTTTTGCCCCCCCAGAATGCCTCGGCTGGGGTGGAACGCCTCTTGCTAGGGAACAAATGTGACATGGAGGCCAAGAGGAAGGTGCAGAAGGAGCAGGCCGATAAGGTGAGGGCCAGGCTGAGCAATTTCTAGAACTGGGCTGGGAGGGCCAAGATAGGTTGCATTGCAGAGGACTTGGCTGCTGTCCTTAATTCAATTCTCTCCTTCCCACTTCACCCCTTATAGTTGGCTCGAGAGCACGGGATCCGATTTTTCGAAACTAGTGCTAAATCCAGTATGAATGTGGATGAGGTGAGATCCACACCCCCATCCCTGACCAAGAGAGGAAGTATTAAAAGGTAGATTCTCCTCCCTCCAAACTGATTCTATTCCCCACTTTAGGCTTTTAGCTCCCTGGCCCGGGACATCTTGCTCAAGTCAGGAGGCCGGAGATCAGTAAGTTGGTTTTGCTGGACTAGGTAcaactctggtgtgtgtgtgttggtgttgATAAGAACTGAGGGGAGCAATGCTAAGATTTCTCATGAGGGTGGATTCACTTCAAACAGTTTATACCCTCACACCCTAACCAGCCATTCACACCATGACCCCTGTGCCCTTCTCCCTCTAGGGAAACGGCAACAAGCCTCCCAGTACTGACCTGAAAACTTGCGACAAGAAGAACACCAACAAGTGCTCCCTGGGCTGAGGACCCTTTCTCGCCTCCCCACCCTGGAAGCTGAACCTGAGGGAGACAGGGCAAAGGGACTGAGCAGGGGAGAAATAGCAGAGGGGCTTGGAGGGACACATAGGTAGATGGTAAAGAGAATGAGGaataaaaggagaagagaaaagggaaaagcagaaaggaaaagaaggaagagagaggagggagaagggagaggaacgGATTGAGGAAGTGAAAGAAGGTAAGGAGgtaagaagagggaggaggaaaggaaggggagatgGCCTCAGGCTTCAGACCTTACCTGGGTTTTCAGGgcaaacataaatgtaaatacactGATTTATTCTGTTACTAGATCAGGTTTTAGGGTCCTGCAAAGGGCTAGCTCGGCACTACACTAGCAGATTTGCTCCTGTTCTGTCACTTTTCATGGTCTTTAATAAAGGCCACCATTTGCACAAATGTTCCTGTTTTGGGTAACTTGGATTCTTGTCAGAATTGTTCTCCACTCAAATCCAATTACTGTGTCTTCAAAGTGATTGATCTGCCTGAATCAGGCTGGGTTTCTGTGGAACCAGGACTAATCCTACCGCTGTCTCTTCCCCACTGTTCAGTTGGTAAGGAAAATAGCAAAGAGCAGGAGCTAGAGTGATCTGAAGGTCTGGATATCCTCTTTCCGCTATGGGGTCTGGATGCCCTTGTGGGCAGAGCCTTGTCCTGAGCACAGGAAATTCCAAGCGAGAAGGACTCTTAACAGTCCTAGCCTCAGGGAAATAACTGCACCTAGTGTTTTATCCAGTGATTTGTGCAAGCTTCTTTGATTCTGCTAGCAATCCATTTAGGTATTTGATAGGCATTAATATCTGCTTTTATTAGTGAGGAAAATGAGAAGTTCATTTATTCATAGATGTCTATTgagtaatttaaatatatattgagcgtctactaagtgccaggcactatggccagttattttatttatttattcatttatttttagagacagagtcttgctctgtctcccaggctggagtgcaacagtgcaatctcggctcactgcaacctctgcttcctgcctcagcctctcaagtagctgggattacaggcatgagccaccacgcctggccacaataGTCAGTTAATATAGCCCTTGGGTGGTacaaggacatttttttttttaaaaaaccaagtctggctctgtcacccaggctggagtgcagtggcatgatcccagctcactgcaacctctgcgtcctgggttcaagtgattcttctgactcagccacccgagtagctgggactacaggcatgcaccagcacacctggctaatttttgtgtttttagtagagacagggttttgccatgttggccaggctggtcttgaactcatgggctcaagtgattgtcctgcctcagtctcccaaactgctgggattacaggcgtgagccactgcgcccagcctgggacaagcaaatttttttttttttttttgagacggagtctggctctgtcgcccaggctggagtgcagtggccggatctcagctcactgcaagctccgcctcccgggtttacgccattctcctgcctcagcctcccgagtagctgggactacaggcgccaccacctcgcccggctagttttttttgtattttttagtagagacggggtttcaccgtgttagccaggatggtattgatctcctgacctcgtgatccgcccgtctcggcctcccaaagtgctgggattacaggcttgagccaccgcgcccggccgggacaagcaaattttaacaaaaacagctctttggctgggcgtggtggatcacgacaggagttcaagaccagcctggccaacatagtgaaaccctgtctctactaaaaataaaaaaaaaattagagggtgcctgtagtcccagctacttgggatgctgaggcaggagacccgcttaaacctgggaagtggaggttgcagtgagccgagatcacgccactgcactccagcctgggcaacacagccagactctgtctcaaaaaaacaaaaacaaaaacaaaaacagctcctTACTGAATAACAAAGATGGCAAAACTACTGGAAATGCAAATGAGAATTCAggcttgggctgggcacagtgtctcacgcctgtagtcccagccctttgggaggccaaggtgggtgaatcacttcaggttgggagtttgagaccagcctgcccaacatgacgaaaccccatctctactaaaaatacaaaaaatttagctgggcgtggtggcgggtgcctgtaatcccagctactcgggaggctgaggcaggagaatcacttgaacctgggaggcggaggttgtggtgagcagagatagcgccattacactccagcctggagacagactccatcttaaaaaaaaaaaagacgaaaatTCAGGCTTGATGAACAGCATccttaagtatatatatattatatattacaatttataattacatataacaaatataagtataatatataatttataaaatataaatatataaaatacatatatattataaaattatataatatataattatttataatgtatattttattttttattttattttatttatttattttttttgagacggagtctcgctgtgtctcccaggctggagtgcagtggcgcgatctcggctcactgcaagctccgcctcccgagttcacgccattctcccgcctcagcctcccaagtagctgggactacaggcgcccgccaccacgcccagctagttttttgtatttttagtagagacggggtttcaccatgttagccgggatagtctcgatctcctgacctcgtgatccacccgcctcggcctcccaaagtgctgggattacaggcttgagccaccgcgcccggcctataatgtatattttattttattttattttttattttttatttattttttttaaacggagtctcgctctgtcgcccaggctggagtgcagtggccggatctcagctcactgcaagctccgcctcccgggtttacgccattctcctgcctcagcctcccgagtagctgggactacaggcgcccgccacctcgcccggctagttttttatgtatttttagtagagacggggtttcaccgtgttcgccaggatggtctcgatctcctgaccttgtgatccgcccgtctcggcctcccaaagtgctgggattacaggcttgagccaccgcgcctggcctataatgtatattttaatatataatatatatatcccCCTTTCACCATACATAATATTTTTTACACAGCAAAATGTAATAACTTGATAAATGCAGTAAGGATCCAAGCATTGATGGGGTAATGATAAGCCTTATTTGTGGCTtatgtttaagttctttttttttctttttgagatgaagtctctctcgttgcccaggctggagtacaatggtgtgatctcggctcaccacaatctctacctcccaggttcaagtgattctcctgccttaccctcacgagtagctgggattacgggcatacgg encodes the following:
- the RAB13 gene encoding ras-related protein Rab-13 is translated as MAKAYDHLFKLLLIGDSGVGKTCLIIRFAEDNFNNTYISTIGIDFKIRTVDIEGKKIKLQVWDTAGQERFKTITTAYYRGAMGIILVYDITDEKSFENIQNWMKSIKENASAGVERLLLGNKCDMEAKRKVQKEQADKLAREHGIRFFETSAKSSMNVDEAFSSLARDILLKSGGRRSGNGNKPPSTDLKTCDKKNTNKCSLG